The Misgurnus anguillicaudatus chromosome 12, ASM2758022v2, whole genome shotgun sequence region CATATTTCAAGTTTGTGCTATCTTTAAGTTGGCTCCCTGAGGGAAGTGAATGAATATTTTCCCTGAAGCATAAACATTTCTTCTTGTGACTATTAACATGGGTATGAAACGTtctcaaaataataataaaataattgtaacAATTGTTTACAATAGCATTGAAGTGGACTACAACGACGAGAAGATCAAAAACTACAACTAGTCGCATAGTCGTTAAGATTCTCCATTTGTCGTGGACCAATCAGATCCGTACATGAATACACAACCGACCACTAGCGCACGTCTGCTGGAACGTGGACCAATCACCGCTCTCCATTTCAAGGTAAGGGGCGGAACTTACCAGTATTGAGATCAACGCTTCACTCGCGAAGCTGCGAATCGTGTGGATCCAATAAGATCACGCCGCGTTCCGGgcccaatgtgttagaacaagCCGGTGATTGCAAGAGCAAAAGCGAGGTGGTGTGCTCACAGAACATTACTGCTTTATGCGTTCTTGTTTCCAGCTGAAAGACATTTGACATCCAGCTTCAATAAGGGAAAGTTTTAGTTTGTAATCAAGACGGAATAGGCGTTTCATAAATATTTCTGATCAGGTGTCAGGGTCTGTTTATTAGTTAACTGGAACCAGCATAAAACTTGATCTGGCAGAAGGTAAGTCACATGCTGTTTTACTTTATTTCTTTGTCAGACATATGAGAGTTTATTGTACATTTAAACGCCTGTGAAGAAGGGCAGTTGCATACGTTTAGAGATGGAGGTTGAGTTGTTaaccaatgtgtgtgtgtgtgttgactaGTATGTAACACATTAGCCATAATAACCATCATCTAAATACGTGTTTGAAAAAGTGGCTGTTATATTTGCAGTCTATAAAGTGGTAAAATGGCCAGTTTGACATTAGGGGATAAGCATCATAACGATCAGGCATGCGTCATGAAGGCTGTGTAGCTAGAAGTTTCCATACTTGCATGTTTGACTGTATTTGCATTAGCCTTGGACATAAACACCACAAAGGCTGCTCTAAACGttaaaccaaaataaaaaaataaagtgtatatGAAAATATTTGGAATACTCATCAAGTAAGATGCTACTTTGTTGATGGACCCAGGATGCCTCTGGACCACATACTGTCTGTCTTTATCTTGAAAGCTTTACATGATCATATTTGCATCCACGTGCTCCCAAGCTTTGTCTCAGATTGTGGGTTGGATCACAGGGAAAGTCAACAGGATGTATAGCAGCATGTTCTAATGCATGGCTACATTTGTACACCTGTGACACTTGCAGTCTCCACCTACATATTCCCCTATATGGTGCTCCAGTGGTCTTTATTGGGATGGTGATGCAATGCTGGTCAGACGGTTGCAATAAGAGTAATTATATGAGATGTGATGATTTTAAGGAAATGGCTTgctttggtttacttcctgttttaTGGAGCACAGATCTGTCACAGGTGCATGGTACCCTCTTGCCtacaatttttgtttttgtttatccTCTGCAGGTCACAATGAGGGAAAAGCTGTCATTATTGGCTGTTTGTTGCTTAATAGCAGCATTCCTGCCTTCTCAAACAGGTAAACACAACAACatattaaaagtttattttgattgtctGATGCATTGGATTATATTTAGTGCATCCTTATGGTTTTAGCGAGAATCATTTAATGTCTGAGAGTGTTTCAATTGAAATGCATCTATCTGCTTTGTgctttgtttacaaaaaatcttaGCATGTGTGTctgattgttttttttattgcagaatcAGTAGCCGTTATGTCTGTGGACTTGGGCAGTGAATGGATAAAAGTGGCTATAGTTAAACCTGGTGTCCCAATGGAGATTGTACTAAACAAGTATGTTGTACAACACACAATGCAGATTCGTTTTACAGCATAAaatcatctttaaatataaaacaaaccaTTTTGGAAGTATAATTTGTATTAGGATTTTGCTTCTGTATAgcttattattataaaattgcATTGCAGTGCAAAAGGTAATGGGTTCAAGCCCAGGGAAcatgcatactgataaaaaaatctataccTTTATAATGCGCTTTAAGTCCCTTGgataaacatgcatttttcaaatgcacatttttgaaTAATGGTAAATTATAATTCAGCACTATAGGGTTATAATAAAGAAAGTTTAGCttcaaatgatttttttatcctTCGACATTGAGCTTCTTTTCTATACAAGGAGTCCAGGAGGAAAACCCCAGTAGCTGTGTGCTTAAAGGAAAATGAGAGGCTTTTTGGGGATAGTGCTTTAGGAATGGTATGTGTTTTTTTCTACACAATGCCATGATTTAAAATTTCTCACATCAAGTGACCATTGAGTATaatttttgacatttaaaatttgCAGGCTGTAAAGAACCCCAAAGTGGTTTACAGATTTCTCCAGAGCCTTTTGGGAAAGACTGCAGACAACCCGCTGGTGGCACAGTATCAAAAACATTTCCCTGAACACCAGCTCCATAGAGATGAGAAAAGAGGAACCGTGTATTTCAAATTCTCCGAGTGAGTAGTGGAGCATTGGCAGGTGCATTAAATCTTATGCGTTTTCTTAAAACAAGAATATGAAATGCTGTGAATCTTTTGCCATTCAGAGACATGCAGTACACTCCAGAGGAACTTCTGGGGATGATGTTGAATTATTCCCGTGGTTTGGCTCAAGACTTTGCAGGTTTGGCGTATAAGGAGTACTTCAGGTATAACAGCTACCTTGAGATTCGTACATCTAATTCTGTATTTGTTTACCCGTTTGCAGAGCAGACAATAAAGGATGCAGTCATCACAGTTCCAGCATATTTCAATCAGGCAGAACGCAGGGCGGTCTTGCAGGCTGCCCATATGGCAGGTTTGAAGGTCCTTCAGCTTATCAATGATAACGCTGCAGTGGCTTTGAACTATGGAGTCTTTAGGAGGAAGGAAATCAACTCTACTGCGCAGGTGCttctcatttttaacacttaaacaaaaaatttaagttaaaccCACTTCCTAAAAGAGCTAAACCTGATTGGTTTAAGCTCCTCATCTTGTCTAActacctgaaaatgtcaaaagaCCAGGCTGTTAAACCTGCAAATCAGCTTGATCGAGTTCTGTTTTTTCCTTTCTTAATGTATAAGGGTTATATGTTATTTATTCAATGTCGCAAATTTGCTAAAAAACTATAAGCATCATCAATAACCAAACACATGTTTTTTATAGAACATCATGTTTTATGATATGGGATCAGGCAGCACAACAGCTACTATCGTCACCTATCAAACCGTAAAGACCAAAGAGGCTGGGACTCAACCACAGCTTCAGATCCGTGGAGTTGGGTTAGTTATCCGTGATACAATGCATATGTTGGCGGCAGTGGATACCTGAGTGCATGCATATGTTTTGTCTCCTGACTTTTGATTGATTATTTTTCAGGTTTGATCGAACGCTGGGAGGCTTTGAGATAGAGCTGAGACTGAGAGATCACCTCGCCAAACTCTTTAACGAACAAAAGAAGTCAAAGAAGGACGTGAGGGAAAACATGCGCGCTATGGCCAAACTGCTGAAAGAGGCTCAGAGACTCAAGACTGTGCTGAGTGCCAATGCAGAGCATGTTTCCCAGGTACAGAAACGTTTATTATCATATTGAACATCTGACATTTTTTCAGCATTTCAGTGTCTGCTTCAATTCATTTTCATTAAAGcagaatataatataaataattgtaaaataTCCTTTTTTAATGATGAAGTTACAACATCTATATCAACTTTCACATACTTTTAATGGGACACTcctctttttttgaaaataggctcattttccagctcccctagagctaaacatttgatttttaccgttttggaatccattcagatgatctcctggtctggcggtaccattttTGGCTTAGCTTaccataatccattgaatctgattagaccattagcattgcgctcaaaaatgaccaaagagtttcaatattttttccatttaaaacttgactcttttgtagttacatcgtgtactaagaccgatggaaaattaaaagttgtgattttcttggcagatatggctaggaactatactcacattctggcgtaataaggactttgctgccgtaccatggctgcagcaggcgcaatgatactatgcagcgcctgaaaatagtccccttggttactttcaataattTCTTAGTACACGGTGTaacaactacagaagagtcaagttttaaataggaaaaatatcaaaactcgacctggagatcggctgaatggattccaaaacggtaagaatcaaatgtgttactctagggaagctggaaaattaacttattttcaaaaaagtggaggtTCCCTTTAATAATGCTGATAACTTAATATGCATGTAATATGTATTACTACAACAAATTATTagaataataaattattaataagAATCATAATACATATAAAATGAATACTAATTAactaaaatatttaagtagaaTGTAAAATCGAAATCATTGTCAGTGGTCTCAGACTTTCGTGTAGTGGTTGATTGATATGgtttttaaataactgatacAGATATTGAGAAAGCTATGTGGCCGATATGACTCAAACATAATTACAATAAattagtgaccgactgaaaattggtgaaattaaataaacatttattctgcataatatttatgaataaaaccATATTAACTACCTGAACATTTTTAACAAGACATATAAACTGGAATCTGAAACATCACGGTACTCTATGAATAAGACTGCACGCCAGTGTGTTGTTTTGTATTACACTACATAAACCGAAGAATAAATCGGTAgcatgtaaaaacgtgaataaTAATTGGTAATTTTACTCTGTCAAGACTTTGGCTTTACATCTGAGTGTCTTTATATTACAAACAACTAATTTAAGGGACAGAAAGATTTATTTGCCGATGCccataataaaaaaatccacataTCGGCCAATATATTAGCCTTGATAACATTGGTCAACTCCACTTCCATAACCAActaaattactaaaaatattaataataaatattgttcTTGACAAGAAAACAGCTGTCAAACTGCTGTTCGTAAAACTGTTCATAACTtttgaatgttaaaaataattacTTAATTGTTGGTTCTGTCTATATCTGGATGATCTCTTATTAGATTGAAGGTCTGATGGATGACATCGACTTCAGGGCAAAAGTGACTCGTTCTGATTTTGAGGCGCTCTGTGAAGATCTGTTTGCTAGAGTACCAGGACCTGTGAAGGAAGCATTAGCTGTTTCTGAAATGACCATGGTAGGAATCTTTAGTGCATATCGGCTTTACACGGCAGTCATACATGATTTAATGCACagctcttatttatttatttatttttaaattcacTATTCAACAGGATGAAATCGAACAAGTGATTTTGGTTGGAGGGTCCACCAGGGTTCCCAAAGTGCAAGAAGTTCTCCTAAAAGCTGTGGGAAagcaagttttttttcttttttttttaatatacgtCCTTTATAACAAATTATCCTAACTATCCTACCTAACAGGCAGTGCACAGACAGAAAAATAATCTAATTTACAGTATTATGAGTATTTACTAAATATTATTAGTAGtttttgtgttgctttaaataatatttgttgataataattaaatagataatttgatatttaattatttttaattatttcatttaattatATGTCATAATTAAAACTGcccctaaatgtaaatgtacttttgACTTTCCTAAATACAAAAGCATGCTTTTGTCACCATACATTGTACTTTACCAATAGGGACATGAAAGGCCATGCTCTCCTTTTGGTTGAGATGGGTTCAAATAGTGCAGTCTGGCTGATGGCatcatgtgattttttttttttgtctccaGAGAGGAATTGAGCAAGAACATCAATGCAGATGAAGCTGCAGCGATGGGCGCCGTCTATCAGGCTGCTGCGCTCAGCAAAGCCTTTAAAGTGAAACCTTTCCTGGTCAGAGATGCTGCAGTGTTTCCTATTCAGGTAAGAGGAAAATTTAAAGAAAACTTTAAgataaaatagaaaataaatctttggtctccccagagtacatatgtaaagttttagcttaaaataccatatagataatttattatggcatgttaaaattgccactttgtcaGTATGagtaaaagtctgattttcatgatgtgTCCCCTTTTTAAAATCTCTAAATGGCACCCCATTGTCGTATTTTCAGGTTGAGTTCAGCCGTGAGACTGAGGAAGAAGATGGTGTAAAGAGCGTAAAGCAAACCAAGCGTGTTCTGTTTCAAAGAATGGCCCCATATCCTCAGAGGAAAGTCATCACGTTTAATCGCTACACGGATGACTTTGTCTTCTACGTCAACTATGGAGATCTCAGCTTCTTGAGTGAAGATGACATTAAGTTAGTGgaattttattttgctttaGTACAAATAGTCCAAAAAATAGATAAATGCGCATTTTGTCCTTTTGGCTCATGATGAaacccaattttttttttttttagagtgtttgGCTCTCAGAATTTAACAACGGTAAAACTGTCTGGAGTGGGCAGCAGTTTTAAGAAGCATTCTGATGCTGAATCAAAAGGCATAAAGGCCCATTTTAACATGGATGAGAGTGGGGTGTTACTTCTGGACCGGGTTAGTACTTTTAGTAGATAGTGTCATGTATCATTTCACAGACTAATGTATTTTTCCACAATGTTTTTGTGGAATAAATGGACCTTTAAGTTGTTGCCTTTTTAGGTGGAGTCTGTGTTTGAGACTATTGTTGAAG contains the following coding sequences:
- the hyou1 gene encoding hypoxia up-regulated protein 1; the protein is MREKLSLLAVCCLIAAFLPSQTESVAVMSVDLGSEWIKVAIVKPGVPMEIVLNKYSRRKTPVAVCLKENERLFGDSALGMAVKNPKVVYRFLQSLLGKTADNPLVAQYQKHFPEHQLHRDEKRGTVYFKFSEDMQYTPEELLGMMLNYSRGLAQDFAEQTIKDAVITVPAYFNQAERRAVLQAAHMAGLKVLQLINDNAAVALNYGVFRRKEINSTAQNIMFYDMGSGSTTATIVTYQTVKTKEAGTQPQLQIRGVGFDRTLGGFEIELRLRDHLAKLFNEQKKSKKDVRENMRAMAKLLKEAQRLKTVLSANAEHVSQIEGLMDDIDFRAKVTRSDFEALCEDLFARVPGPVKEALAVSEMTMDEIEQVILVGGSTRVPKVQEVLLKAVGKQELSKNINADEAAAMGAVYQAAALSKAFKVKPFLVRDAAVFPIQVEFSRETEEEDGVKSVKQTKRVLFQRMAPYPQRKVITFNRYTDDFVFYVNYGDLSFLSEDDIKVFGSQNLTTVKLSGVGSSFKKHSDAESKGIKAHFNMDESGVLLLDRVESVFETIVEEKEEESTLTKLGNTISSLFGGGSSEPSDNVTEPVTDEEEVNGKDQEQTEKQEEAEQKKSEAEDVKGGEPQAEEQKDDKEETTETQGEKEADKTEKPVDQPDGEKAEKEADIKAKPLKKSKVSEDITVELEMNDVLDPSTEDLEVSKKKLQDLTDRDLEKHEREKTLNSLEAFIFETQDKLYQDEYQAVVTEEEREQISGKLSEASNWMDEDGYSANTKELKEKLSELKKLCRAMFFRVEERKKWPDRLAALESMLNTSAYFLKSAKLIPEDDQIFTDVELKTLERVINETTTWKNETVGSQEKLSPTEKPVLLSKDIEAKLSLLDREVNYLLTKAKFAKPKDKIKAKDKNSTSTNNSKANSTEDAEKVIPTKSDGDEEVKPAEEPPTAEEKDNEPILELDPAETIEDADPTESSKSENHIEDEL